GAGGCTCGACTCACTGATCTCCACGGGCTTTCCTCCACATATTTTTCCCAGAATATTGTATGTTGTTATGAACCCAGCAGCAAGATCGTCGCACGACGGGGTTAACCCTCTTCCGAATCCTATGCATTTTTCAAGGAGCCTTACTAGCTCTTCAACATGATCCCTTCCTATTGCTATGCTATGTATGTGTTTTAGTATATCGCTGAGGATCTCAAGCTCATCTCTATAGATCTTTCCTATAAATATTGATATGTTTAAGAACCTCTCTAAAGTTTTATCAATATCTTCTAGGCTTTTGATTTTATAGCATATCTCTCTATAGGTTTTAATCTCTGGGCTATAGATGGAGGCCTTCGCAAGATCTATAGCTATAGAGTTGTCTACAAGTATTAAATTCTTATCAATGACTAGGCGATCTCCGATGGAGATAAATTTAGATAGATCTTTAATATGTAATAAAAAATAATCCATATCTAGTGATATACTGGATTCAGATCTAATTCTAGACACTGCTATATCGAAGACTATATCTCCATTAAGCTCTACATAGGCTCCTCTTGAAAATACGCTGTGGATCCTAAAGATCCTGTGCTTTGTAATATATTCCTTCGCTATCCATCCTATCGAATATGCTGGGATCCTCTTCATTGGTTATAGCCCATATACCTCTGCAAATCTTCTGAGAGCAGCTTTGAAAGGCTCTATCGGCATTGTAACTATCCCAGCCCCTATCTGTCCTTTGTTAGGCTCTCTATGGGCTATCCCGGTGTTTATAGTGGGGGTTATACCTGTTGCTATTACCTTCCTAATATCTATCCCGGTTGGCGTGCCCTGCATCTCTAGATATGGTATTGTGAAGTATCTATGCTTCGTATATGTGATCTGGTACATCCTCTTCGTGTTCTCAACAGCGAATTCAACAGATCCTCCAACCCAGCTTACGATAGCTGGGGCTGCTGCCATTGCAAAGCCCCCGAAGCCCGCTGTCTCCGTTATCGCTGAGTCCCCTATATCTGGGTTGGCATCTTTCTCAGAATATCCAGGAAACCACACCCCCTTGGGCACTGGTGCTGGTGCTGTGAACCACTCATCCCCAAGCCCGCTCACCCTTATACCAAACTCGGTTCCATTTCTAGCCATAACCGTTACTATTGTGCTATATTTGATACTATGGGCAGCCATAGTCATCACCTTAGCCCCTGCCATGACTATGTTGAGGGTTGTGAATGGGTTTCCATATATGAAGCTATATGCCTCCCTAACCAAGGATCTATCGAGATCTGTTGAGAAGATATAGGGAGCCATCTCCCTTATAAAGAGGGTTGTTGCAGCCACAAGCCTGTTATGGCAGTCGTCACCCATATGTATAGCCTGCGCTATGAGGGATTTAACATCGAGGCCTTCTCTACCATCTCTCCTCATAGCCCTTATAGCCTCTCTAAGAACTGGGTAGAGAACCCTCTCCATCCATCTAAGCCTATCTATGACATCCCTATCATAGACACCATATCTGAGAACCCTTCCAATACCCTCATTCATATTTGAATATGCATATCTCTCAGGGTTCCTCCGATCCTTAACTATATATACAGGCATCCTAGGAGAGATCACACCAGCCATGGGGCCTACCGAGCTGTGATGATGCGTAGGCTCGATAACGATCTCACCCCTTCTAAGCATTCTATCAGCCTCCTCAGGAGAGCTAGCCCAACCCTCATAGATAGCAGCACCTATGAGAGCCCCCCTCAGAGGCCCCGAGGCCTTCTCATATGTTATGGGTGGGCCTGCATGGAGCAGCATATAATCCTTCATACCTGGGATAACCTTTATAGCTAGATCCATGTCGACCCAGTATGGCTCAGCCTCCATCATCCTCTCAACAGCATCCCTATTAGCCCTCTCAACCTCCTCCTTAATAGACTGTACACCTCTAGCCATGCTCCCCACCCCTCTTCCATCTAAGGGCTAGCCTCACCGAGTCCAGGATCTGCTTATACCCTGTGCATCTACATACAATGCTATTGAGAACCTCTGAGATCTCCTTATCAGATGCGTTAACCATGTTCTCAGAGATCCAATATGCTGTGAGCACAAATGCTGGTGTGCAGTATCCACACTGGTATCCAAACGACTCTACAAAAGCCCTCTGAACCGGGGATGGCTTCAAACCCTCTGAAAGCCCTTCTAAGGTAATTATATTCGAGCCATTAGCCTCAACGGCTAGTACTGTGCATGACTTCACAAGCTTTCCATCCATGATCACAGTGCAGATCCCACAATCACCTACGAGGCATCCAGCCCTAACACTTTTGATCCCAAGCCTGTTTCTGAGAACATCTATCAGCCTCTCACTAGGCTTAACATCAATAGCCCTTTTAACCCCATTCACTGTAAAGCTGATCCTCACAGGCTTTCACCCCCTAATAGCTTTCTGAGAAGATATGCTGTTCCGAACTCTATTAAGTGCATTCTATACTCCCTAGAAGCCCTCGCATCATTCGGAGGATCTACGAGTGATTTTATATATCTAATCGCCTCGCCGATTAAGGATGTTATGGGCTTATCCTGTCTAAAGATCTCCTCTATATTCTCAACAAGAATTGGCTGGGGAGCTGCGGATGAATATGCTATCCTCACTATCCTCTCACCCGGACTATCGATCTTAGCTGTTAGAGCAGCGATCCCAAGGATCCACCAGACCTTGAAGTAAGCCCCCCTAGATCCTTGAGGAGGCTCTGGCACATAGATCTTTGTGATCACCTCATCAGGCTCTAGAGAGAAGCCTCCTCCCTTCCTAACAAGCTCCCATATAGGGATCATCCTAGTCCCTCTCATAGATGAGATCTCAACCCTAGCCCCTAGAACCATTAGAGGTGGTATTGTATCAGCCTGGAGGGTTGGATTACATATGTTACCCCCTATCGTGGCCCTGCTCCTAAGATGGAAATCCCCTATCTGCCTCACAGCATCCCAGAGCACGCTGTACTTGCTCCTAACAATATCGCTTCTCTCAAGCTCCCTAAGGGTTACAGCAGAACCTATCGATAACCCCTTCCCCTCGTTATATTCAAGGACTGTTAGCTCCTTAACCCTTTTAATATCTATCACATACTCATATCTAAACCCTGTTCTCATTAGATTTATAAGAACTGTTCCACCAGCTAGTACAGCTGCTCTATCCCCATACCTAGACTTCAGGGCTAGGAGCTCGTCTAGGCTCTCCGGCGATAGATATTCGAAGTCTGGGAGGGTTGTTCTGAAGACAAGGGCCATCGGATCACCCGATCATGGTTTTTCTAAGCATCTCGAGGAGATCAGGCCTCTGCTCCTTAATAGCTTTTAACAGCCTCTCAGGCGTTATAGGGTATTCCTTAACCCTAACACCTATAGCCCTGTAGATGGCATTAGCTATAGCAGCCTGCCATGGCAGCGCTGTGAGCTCCCCAATACCCTTTGCACCATATGGAGCATTTCTCTGTGGAACCCCGAGGCTTTCAAAGACTATCTCGGGAGGCATATCCTCGACCCTTGGAAGCCTATATTCTAGGAAGCTGGGGTTTCTCAGAGCCCCTGTCTCGTCAAAAGCTATAGCTTCTTTGAGCGCTAACCCTATACCCATTAACACACCACCATATACCTGGCCAGCTGCTAGGCCTGGATTTATGATCGGTGTATCTGCTACGAAAACCGCTTTTAGAACCCTTACCTGCATAGTTATCAGATCAACCTCCACCTCAACACCACCTGCAACGAATGTTACGAAGGGCTTTGGATTCCCCTTCCCAGTCTCTGGATCTAGATACGTTGTTCCCGAGGGCACATGGGATCCCCTTCCTATTAATGGGCCATGTATAGTCTCCCCACTTGGGAATGTATATCCAAGGGCTATCTGCTCAAGCGATAAGCATTCCCTCGGCCTCCCAGCAACACATGCCCTGCCATCCCTAATCTCTATCTCGTCCTTGAACACGTTGAAGGCTCTCGCAGCAACCTCCCTTATCTGCTCCTTCAGATCCTGGATAGCTCTTAGAAGGGCCTGTCCATCGCTGAAGAGACCCCTGCTACCCACCGTCTGCCAGGTGTATGGAACAAGATCTGTAGACCTATGGGAAGAGATCCTCACCTTCTCAACAGGTATGCCTAGCTCCTCAGCAACAATCTGGGCTAGAGCCACAATTGTTCCCTGGCCGAATTCCCCTGTTCCTACAAGCACATCAACGGAACCATCCTCATTGAGCTTAACAATTGCTGATGAAGCAGCATTGGGAGGCTGTACAGGTCCTTTCCACGCAGCAGCTATCCCCTTACCCCTCACCCTCCAGGGCTCTCCAGGCTTCTCAGGGGGTTTATAATACTCTATAAGCTCTGCAGCCCTTCTAATAACCCCTGCTGGGTCTCCAGCATCCTCGGCTAGGATCTCCTGGGTTGGTGTTATAGAGGATCCTGGTTTGAGCGCGTTCATCAACCTAAACTCTACAGGATCGATCCCGAGTTTCTCGGCTAGAATATCCATCTGCTGCTCAAACGCAGATGTTAGCTCGAGAACCCCGAAGCCTCTGAATGCTGTTGTGGGAACCTTATTAGTGTATACGGCATATCCATCAACACTTATATGGGGTATCTCGTATGGACCTGTAGCCATAAATGTTGATGATCTTATGACGTTTACTGTGTAGTCAGCATATGCCCCCGCATCGAGGTAGTACTCACCAATATGTGCAACAAGCTTTCCATCCTTTGAAGCCCCTGTCCTCATCTTAAACAGGAAGCCGGGCTTCTGAGCCATGTAGTAGAAGTTCTCCTCCCTATTCAGCGATAGATAGACCGGTCTGCCACCAAGCTTCATCGATATGAGAACAGGTATATGCTCTAAGAGCAGACCAGCCTTCCCCCCAAAACCCCCTCCTGTGTAGAGGTGGTGAACAACTATCCTGCTAACAGGTATGCCGAGGGAGCTTGCAAGTAGATTTCTAACCGCAAATGGTGATTGATGGGAGGACCAAACCTCTATGGTTCCATCACTTCTAACCCTTGCAGCTCCAGCCCATGTCTCCATATATGCGTGGGACTGGGGATCAGATCTATATGTCTCCTCAACAACCACATCAGCCTCCTCCATAGCCTTGCTAGCATCTCCTTTCCTCAGCTTAACCCTATTAGCTATATTACTCCCTGGAACTGGGTTGATGAATGGAGCCCTTCTATACTCCCCAAGCCTCTCATGTATCACAGGGGCTCCAGGGGCTAGGGCCTCCTCGATTGTGAATACAGCTGGGAGGGGCTCTACCTCTATATCTATAAGCTCTGCAGCCTTCTCAGCTATATCCAGGCTCTCTGCAACAACTGCTGCGAATGGATGCCCATAATATAGGATCTTCTCCCTGGCAAGCACATCTCTA
This DNA window, taken from Sulfolobales archaeon, encodes the following:
- a CDS encoding DUF2877 domain-containing protein; amino-acid sequence: MKRIPAYSIGWIAKEYITKHRIFRIHSVFSRGAYVELNGDIVFDIAVSRIRSESSISLDMDYFLLHIKDLSKFISIGDRLVIDKNLILVDNSIAIDLAKASIYSPEIKTYREICYKIKSLEDIDKTLERFLNISIFIGKIYRDELEILSDILKHIHSIAIGRDHVEELVRLLEKCIGFGRGLTPSCDDLAAGFITTYNILGKICGGKPVEISESSLKKTTVISAYILRKASKGVIYEPLEKLLRDPNDPKMIGALIDLLEIGHSSGAMFGMGALIGMKLYSSRSTFGNR
- a CDS encoding DUF1116 domain-containing protein; amino-acid sequence: MARGVQSIKEEVERANRDAVERMMEAEPYWVDMDLAIKVIPGMKDYMLLHAGPPITYEKASGPLRGALIGAAIYEGWASSPEEADRMLRRGEIVIEPTHHHSSVGPMAGVISPRMPVYIVKDRRNPERYAYSNMNEGIGRVLRYGVYDRDVIDRLRWMERVLYPVLREAIRAMRRDGREGLDVKSLIAQAIHMGDDCHNRLVAATTLFIREMAPYIFSTDLDRSLVREAYSFIYGNPFTTLNIVMAGAKVMTMAAHSIKYSTIVTVMARNGTEFGIRVSGLGDEWFTAPAPVPKGVWFPGYSEKDANPDIGDSAITETAGFGGFAMAAAPAIVSWVGGSVEFAVENTKRMYQITYTKHRYFTIPYLEMQGTPTGIDIRKVIATGITPTINTGIAHREPNKGQIGAGIVTMPIEPFKAALRRFAEVYGL
- a CDS encoding (2Fe-2S)-binding protein gives rise to the protein MRISFTVNGVKRAIDVKPSERLIDVLRNRLGIKSVRAGCLVGDCGICTVIMDGKLVKSCTVLAVEANGSNIITLEGLSEGLKPSPVQRAFVESFGYQCGYCTPAFVLTAYWISENMVNASDKEISEVLNSIVCRCTGYKQILDSVRLALRWKRGGEHG
- a CDS encoding FAD binding domain-containing protein gives rise to the protein MALVFRTTLPDFEYLSPESLDELLALKSRYGDRAAVLAGGTVLINLMRTGFRYEYVIDIKRVKELTVLEYNEGKGLSIGSAVTLRELERSDIVRSKYSVLWDAVRQIGDFHLRSRATIGGNICNPTLQADTIPPLMVLGARVEISSMRGTRMIPIWELVRKGGGFSLEPDEVITKIYVPEPPQGSRGAYFKVWWILGIAALTAKIDSPGERIVRIAYSSAAPQPILVENIEEIFRQDKPITSLIGEAIRYIKSLVDPPNDARASREYRMHLIEFGTAYLLRKLLGGESL
- a CDS encoding xanthine dehydrogenase family protein molybdopterin-binding subunit, which produces MEDKGFRYVGKPIPRFDVDKVYGGALFASDIELPGMLYIKLVSAPYPHARIKKIDYSEALKVPGVVAVFTGEDFPHKVGIYAADRDVLAREKILYYGHPFAAVVAESLDIAEKAAELIDIEVEPLPAVFTIEEALAPGAPVIHERLGEYRRAPFINPVPGSNIANRVKLRKGDASKAMEEADVVVEETYRSDPQSHAYMETWAGAARVRSDGTIEVWSSHQSPFAVRNLLASSLGIPVSRIVVHHLYTGGGFGGKAGLLLEHIPVLISMKLGGRPVYLSLNREENFYYMAQKPGFLFKMRTGASKDGKLVAHIGEYYLDAGAYADYTVNVIRSSTFMATGPYEIPHISVDGYAVYTNKVPTTAFRGFGVLELTSAFEQQMDILAEKLGIDPVEFRLMNALKPGSSITPTQEILAEDAGDPAGVIRRAAELIEYYKPPEKPGEPWRVRGKGIAAAWKGPVQPPNAASSAIVKLNEDGSVDVLVGTGEFGQGTIVALAQIVAEELGIPVEKVRISSHRSTDLVPYTWQTVGSRGLFSDGQALLRAIQDLKEQIREVAARAFNVFKDEIEIRDGRACVAGRPRECLSLEQIALGYTFPSGETIHGPLIGRGSHVPSGTTYLDPETGKGNPKPFVTFVAGGVEVEVDLITMQVRVLKAVFVADTPIINPGLAAGQVYGGVLMGIGLALKEAIAFDETGALRNPSFLEYRLPRVEDMPPEIVFESLGVPQRNAPYGAKGIGELTALPWQAAIANAIYRAIGVRVKEYPITPERLLKAIKEQRPDLLEMLRKTMIG